From Pongo pygmaeus isolate AG05252 chromosome 2, NHGRI_mPonPyg2-v2.0_pri, whole genome shotgun sequence, a single genomic window includes:
- the NBEAL2 gene encoding neurobeachin-like protein 2 isoform X1, which translates to MAASERLYELWLLYYAQKDLGYLQQWLKAFVGAFKKSISLSSLEPRRPEEAGAEVPLLPLDELHVLAEQLHQADLEQALLLLKLFIILCRNLENIEAGRGQVLVPRVLALLTKLVTELKGCPPPQGQGTQLENVALHALLLCEGLFDPYQTWRRQRSGEVISSKEKSKYKFPPAALPQEFSAFFQESLQNADHLPPVLLLRLIHLFCAVLAGGKENGQMAVSDGSVKGLLSVVRGWSRGPAPDPRLVPLALEALVGAVHVLHASRAPPRGPELRALLESYFHVLNADWPAGLSSGPEEALVTLRVSMLDAIPMMLACEDRPVLQATFLSNNCFEHLTRLIQNSKLYLQSRAPPEGDSDLATRLLTEPDVQKVLDQDTDAIAVHVVRVLTCIMSDSPSAKEVFKERIGYPHLQEVLQSHGPPTHRLLQELLNMAVEGDHSMCPPPPICNEQPVLVLVQWLPSLPTAELRLFLAQRLRWLCDSCPTSRATCVQAGLVGCLLETLSTGLALEARCQEQLLALLQALGRVSIRPMELRHLLRPPPGLDSGPGGAEAGKARHAGAIIRALSGMARHQGPARALRYFDLTPSMAGIMVPPVQRWPGPGFTFHAWLCLHPMDTAPTPAPTRPLQRKQLYSFFTSSGSGFEAFFTAAGTLVVAVCTRKEYLTMSLPEVSFADSAWHCVAIVHVPGRRPFSQNLVHVYKDGHLVKTAPLRCPSLSEPFSSCCIGSAGYRTTTTTTGLPTPPVPPTLAYTHPTLTRSQSVPASTGLGWGSGLVAPLQEGSIDSTLAGTQDTRWGSPTSLEGELGAVAIFHEALQATALRTLCTLGPNETAPFKPEGELHELSTRLLLHYSPQACKKNICLDLSPSHGLDGRLTGHRVETWDVKDVVNCVGGMGALLPLLEQVAAQPKEAEAGPAETHDLVGPELTSGHNTQGLVLPLGKSSEERMERNAVAAFLLMLRNFLQGHMVNQESLVQCQGPAIIGALLRKVPSWAMDMNVLMSAQLLMEQVAAEGSGPLLYLLYQHLLFNFHLWTLSDFAVRLGHIQYMSSIVREHRQKLRKKYGVQFILDALRTHYSPQRERPLAADDLRTVQTSLLGLAREFLVRSLSADDVQVTQIVLSFLAATGDDGQVVGALDLLLALLHGSLAQESLAVFLLEPGNLEVLLALLVRPGSLPLLPDRVCKILRRLQQNERLPERSRQRLRLREYGLQGLVACLPEGTVSPQLCQGLYKLFLGADCLHLSDLLAVIQLSLQADLSVRLDICRQLFHLIYGQPDVVRLLARQAGWQDVLTRLYVLEAATAGSPPPSSPESPTSPKPAPPKPPTESPAEPSDVFLPSEAPCPDPDGFYHALSPFCTPFDLGLERSSVGSGNTAGGGSSSGTLTPASQPGTPSPLDGPRPFPAAPGRHSSSLSNVLEDGSLLEPTISGDDTSNTSNPQQTSEEELCNLLTNVLFSVTWRGVEGSDEAAWRERGQVFSVLTQLGASATLVRPPDCIKRSLLEMMLESALTDIKEAPVGVLASLTQQALWLLRLLQDFLCAEGHGNQELWSEKLFEGVCSLLDRLGAWPHLANGTADLREMAQIGLRLVLGYILLEDPQLHAQAYVRLHMLLQTAVPARREEACYVLSKLEAALGRALNTSSSESATDEAGPPPAAAAAAERCSWLVPLVRTLLDRAYEPLGLQWGLPSLPPTNGSPTFFEDFQAFCATPEWRHFIDKQVQPTMSQFEMDTYAKSHDLMSGFWNACYDMLMSGGQRHQRERAQSRRAFQELVLEPAQRRARVEGLRYMAVLKQQAAQHSTALLHWGALWRQLASPCGAWALRDPPIPRWKLSSAETYSRMRLKLVPNHHFDAHLEASALRDNLGEVPLTPTEEASLPLAVTKEAKVSTPPEELQEDQLGEDELAELETPMEAAELDEQREKLVLSAECQLVTVVAVVPGLLEVTTQNVYFYDGSTERVETEEGIGYDFRRPLAQLREVHLRRFNLRRSALELFFIDQANYFLNFPCKVGTTPASSPSQTPRPQPGPIPPHTQVRNQVYSWLLRLRPPSQGYLSSRSPQEMLRASGLTQKWVQREISNFEYLMQLNTIAGRTYNDLSQYPVFPWVLQDYVSPTLDLSNPAVFRDLSKPIGVVNPKHAQLVREKYESFEDPAGTIDKFHYGTHYSNAAGVMHYLIRVEPFTSLHVQLQSGRFDCSDRQFHSVAAAWQARLESPADVKELIPEFFYFPDFLENQNGFDLGCLQLTNEKVGDVVLPPWASSPEDFIQQHRQALESEYVSAHLHEWIDLIFGYKQRGPAAEEALNVFYYCTYEGAVDLDHVTDERERKALEGIISNFGQTPCQLLKEPHPTRLSAEEAAHRLAHLDTNSPSIFQHLDQLKAFFAEVVSDGVPLVLALVPHRQPHSFITQGSPDLLVTVSASGLLGTHSWLPYDRNISNYFSFSKDPTMGSHKTQRLLSGPWVPGSGVSGQALAVAPDGKLLFSGGHWDGSLRVTALPRGKLLSQLSRHLDVVTCLALDTCGIYLISGSRDTTCMVWRLLHQGGLSVGLAPKPVQVLYGHGAAVSCVAISTELDMAVSGSEDGTVIIHTVRRGQFVAALRPPGATLPGPIFHLALGSEGQIVVQSSAWERPGAQVTYSLHLYSVNGKLRASLPLAEQPTALTVTEDFVLLGTAQCALHILQLNTLLPAAPPLPMKVAIRSVAVTKERSHVLVGLEDGKLIVVVAGQPSEVRSSQFARKLWRSSRRISQVSSGETEYNPAEAR; encoded by the exons AAGGACCTGGGTTACCTGCAGCAGTGGCTGAAGGCCTTCGTAGGTGCCTTCAAGAAGAGCATCTCACTGTCCTCTCTGGAGCCACGAAG GCCAGAGGAGGCAGGTGCAGAGGTCCCGCTGCTACCACTGGATGAGCTGCATGTGCTGGCCGAGCAGCTGCACCAGGCCGACCTGGAGCAAGCCCTCCTGCTGCTCAAGCTCTTCATCATTCTCTGCAG GAACCTGGAGAACATAGAGGCAGGCCGGGGCCAGGTGCTAGTGCCCCGAGTGCTGGCACTGTTGACCAAGTTGGTGACGGAG CTGAAAGGATGCCCACCACCCCAGGGCCAAGGGACGCAGTTGGAGAATGTGGCCCTACATGCTCTGCTTCTCTGCGAGGGCCTCTTTGACCCTTACCAAACCTGGCGGCGCCAGCGCAGTGG GGAAGTCATCAGCTCCAAGGAGAAGAGCAAATACAAGTTCCCTCCTGCTGCTTTGCCCCAGGAATTCAGCGCCTTCTTCCAAG AGAGCCTACAGAATGCAGACCACTTGCCTCCCGTACTGCTGTTGCGTCTCATACACCTCTTCTGCGCCGTCCTCGCTGGAGGAAAG GAGAACGGGCAGATGGCTGTAAGTGATGGCTCTGTGAAGGGCCTGTTGAGTGTGGTGCGGGGCTGGAGCCGTGGGCCAGCCCCGGACCCCCGCCTAGTGCCACTGGCTCTAGAGGCACTGGTGGGTGCAGTCCATGTCTTGCATGCCAGCCGCGCACCTCCTCGTGGCCCAGAGCTTCGTGCCCTGCTTGAGAGCTACTTCCATGTCCTTAATGCTGACTGGCCAGCTGGTCTGAGCTCAGGCCCCGAAGAGGCCCTTGTCACCCTCCGGGTCAGCATGCTCG ACGCCATCCCCATGATGCTGGCATGTGAAGACCGGCCAGTGCTGCAAGCCACCTTCCTCAGCAACAATTGCTTTGAACACCTCACTCGGCTCATTCAGAACAGCAAG CTGTACCTGCAGTCCCGGGCGCCCCCTGAGGGGGACAGTGACCTGGCTACCCGGTTACTGACTGAGCCCGATGTCCAAAAG gTCCTGGACCAAGACACAGACGCCATTGCAGTCCATGTAGTCAGAGTGCTGACCTGCATCATGAGTGACTCCCCCTCGGCTAAG GAGGTGTTTAAGGAGCGCATCGGCTACCCTCACCTGCAGGAGGTTCTGCAGAGCCATGGTCCCCCCACCCATCGGCTGTTGCAAGAGCTGCTCAACATG GCTGTGGAGGGTGACCACAGCATGTGCCCACCTCCACCAATCTGCAACGAGCAGCCGGTACTGGTGCTGGTGCAGTGGCTGCCGTCATTGCCCACCGCTGAGCTGCGGCTCTTCCTAGCACAACGCCTCAGGTGGCTCTGTGACAGCTGCCCCACCAGCCGTGCCACCTGTGTGCAGGCAGGCCTGGTGGGCTGCCTGTTGGAGACACTCAGCACAGGGCTAGCCCTGGAGGCCCGCTGCCAAGAGCAGCTGCTGGCACTTCTACAAGCACTGGGCCGTGTATCAATAAGGCCCATGGAGCTGCGTCACCTGCTGCGCCCCCCGCCAGGATTGGACTCGGGACCAGGCGGAGCTGAGGCTGGAAAGGCCCGACACGCAGGTGCTATCATCCGCGCATTATCAGGCATGGCCAGGCACCAGGGTCCTGCACGTGCTCTGCGCTACTTTGACCTCACGCCCAGCATGGCGGGCATCATGGTACCCCCTGTACAGCGATGGCCAGGGCCTGGCTTCACCTTTCATGCCTGGCTCTGTCTGCACCCTATGGATACAGCAcctacccctgcccccacccGACCACTCCAGCGAAAGCAGCTGTACAG CTTCTTTACCAGCAGCGGCTCAGGGTTTGAGGCCTTCTTCACGGCGGCCGGGACCCTGGTGGTGGCTGTGTGCACACGGAAGGAGTATTTGACCATGAGTTTGCCCGAAGTGTCCTTTGCCGACTCTGCCTGG CACTGCGTGGCTATCGTCCATGTGCCTGGGCGCCGGCCCTTCAGCCAGAACCTGGTCCATGTCTACAAAGACGGCCATCTGGTCAAGACGGCACCCCTTCGCTGCCCCTCCCTCAGTGAG CCTTTCTCCTCCTGCTGTATCGGCTCTGCTGGATACCGCACAACGACCACCACCACGGGGCTGCCAACACCACCAGTCCCCCCCACACTGGCCTACACTCACCCCACCCTCACCCGCTCCCAGTCAGTCCCAGCCTCCACAGGGCTTGGCTGGGGGTCCGGGCTGGTGGCCCCCCTGCAGGAGGGCAGCATCGACTCTACCCTCGCAGGCACCCAGGACACTCGGTGGGGCAGCCCCACATCCCTGGAGGGTGAGCTGGGGGCTGTGGCCATCTTTCACGAAGCCCTGCAGGCGACGGCTCTGAGGACCCTGTGCACCCTGG GGCCCAATGAGACGGCACCCTTCAAGCCTGAGGGGGAGCTGCATGAGCTCAGCACCAGGCTGCTCCTCCATTACTCACCTCAG GCTTGTAAGAAAAACATCTGCCTGGACCTGTCCCCAAGTCATGGGCTTGATGGGCGCCTGACGGGCCACAGAGTGGAGACCTGGGATGTGAAG GATGTGGTGAACTGCGTTGGGGGTATGGGTGCCCTGCTGCCCCTGCTGGAGCAAGTAGCTGCACAGCccaaagaggctgaggcaggtccaGCTGAAACGCATGACCTCGTGGGTCCTGAACTGACCTCTGGTCACAACACCCAGGGCCTGGTTCTCCCATTGGGTAAATCTTCAG AGGAACGGATGGAGAGGAACGCAGTGGCTGCTTTTCTGCTGATGCTGCGGAACTTCCTTCAGGGTCACATGGTGAACCAAGAGAGCCTGGTGCAGTGCCAGGGGCCTGCCATCATCGGGGCCCTGCTGCgaaag GTCCCAAGCTGGGCCATGGACATGAACGTGCTCATGTCCGCCCAGCTGCTGATGGAGCAGGTGGCAGCTGAGGGCAGCGGGCCCCTCCTGTACCTACTCTACCAGCATTTGCTCTTCAACTTTCACCTCTGGACCCTCAGTGACTTCGCCGTGCGCCTCG GCCACATCCAGTACATGTCCAGCATAGTTCGGGAGCACAGACAGAAGCTGCGGAAGAAGTACGGCGTCCAGTTTATCTTGGATGCTCTGCGCACCCACTACAG CCCGCAGCGGGAGCGCCCCCTGGCTGCTGACGACCTACGCACCGTGCAGACCTCCCTCCTGGGCCTGGCGAGGGAGTTCCTGGTGCGGAGTCTCTCAGCAGATGATGTGCAGGTCACGCAGATCGTGCTGAGCTTTTTGGCGGCCACAGGCGATGATGGTCAG GTGGTGGGTGCACTGGACCTGCTGCTGGCCCTGCTGCACGGTTCCCTGGCGCAGGAGTCCTTGGCTGTCTTTCTGTTGGAGCCAGGGAACCTCGAAGTGCTACTGGCCCTGCTAGTGCGGCCAGGGTCACTGCCCCTGCTGCCCGATCGAGTCTGCAAG ATCCTGCGCAGACTGCAGCAGAACGAGCGGCTACCTGAGCGGAGCCGCCAGCGCCTCCGGCTGCGGGAGTATGGTCTCCAGGGTCTGGTTGCCTGCTTGCCTGAGGGGACTGTTTCCCCCCAGCTCTGCCAGGGCCTCTACAAGCTGTTCCTGGGGGCAG ATTGCCTGCACCTCTCAGATCTGCTGGCTGTGATACAGCTGTCCCTCCAGGCTGACCTCAGCGTTCGCCTAGACATCTGTCGCCAG CTTTTCCACCTCATCTACGGACAGCCAGATGTAGTGCGGCTTCTGGCCCGACAGGCTGGCTGGCAAGATGTGCTGACCCGGCTATATGTCCTGGAGGCTGCCACAGCCGGCAgtccccctccctcttccccagagTCACCTACCTCCCCCAAGCCAGCCCCACCCAAGCCACCCACTGAGTCACCTGCTGAGCCTTCAGATGTCTTCCTGCCCTCAGAGGCCCCCTGCCCTGACCCTGATGGCTTTTACCATGCTCTCTCCCCATTCTGCACGCCCTTTGACCTGGGCCTGGAACGGTCTAGTGTAGGATCAGGCAACACTGctggtggtggcagcagcagtgggACTCTTACTCCAGCCAGCCAGCCCGGCACTCCTTCGCCACTGGATGGGCCGCGGCCCTTTCCTGCTGCTCCTGGCCGCCACAGCTCCAGTCTCTCCAATGTGCTGGAGGACGGCAGCCTCCTGGAGCCCACCATTAGCGGGGATGATACCTCAAACACCAGCAACCCACAG CAAACCTCTGAGGAAGAGTTGTGCAACCTGCTCACCAACGTGCTGTTCTCGGTGACGTGGCGCGGCGTGGAAGGCAGCGATGAGGCTGCCTGGCGGGAGCGTGGCCAGGTTTTCTCGGTGCTCACCCAGCTGGGGGCCTCAGCCACACTTGTGCGCCCACCAGACTGTATCAAGCGCAG CCTCCTGGAGATGATGCTGGAGTCAGCCCTGACCGACATCAAAGAGGCCCCCGTGGGGGTCCTGGCCAGCCTCACCCAGCAGGCGCTTTGGCTGCTGCGTCTGCTGCAGGACTTCCTGTGTGCTGAAGGCCATGGTAACCAGGAACTGTGGAGTGAGAAG CTCTTTGAAGGTGTATGCAGCCTACTTGATCGCCTGGGAGCCTGGCCCCACCTGGCCAACGGCACAGCTGATCTCCGTGAGATGGCACAGATTGGCCTACGGCTTGTACTTGGCTACATCCTGCTGGAAGACCCACAG CTGCATGCCCAGGCCTACGTGAGATTGCACATGCTGCTACAGACTGCAGTGCCAGCCCGCCGTGAGGAGGCCTGCTATGTGCTCTCCAAGCTGGAGGCTGCACTGGGGCGGGCGCTGAACACCTCTTCCTCAGAGTCAGCCACTGATGAGGCAGGGCCCCCACCTGCAGCTGCAGCAGCTGCAGAGCGCTGTTCCTGGCTGGTGCCACTGGTGCGCACGCTGCTAGACCGTGCCTATGAGCCACTGGGGCTGCAGTGGGGACTGCCCTCCCTGCCACCCACCAATGGCAGCCCCACCTTCTTTGAAGACTTCCAGGCTTTTTGTGCCACACCCGAATGGCGCCACTTCATCGACAAACAG GTACAGCCAACCATGTCCCAGTTCGAAATGGACACGTATGCTAAGAGCCATGACCTTATGTCAGGTTTCTGGAATGCCTGCTATGACATGCTCATGAGCGGTGGGCAGCGGCACCAGCGGGAGCGTGCCCAGAGTCGTCGGGCCTTCCAG GAGCTGGTGCTGGAACCTGCGCAGAGGCGGGCGCGCGTGGAGGGACTACGCTACATGGCAGTGCTGAAGCAGCAGGCAGCGCAGCACTCCACGGCCCTGCTGCACTGGGGGGCGCTATGGCGCCAGCTCGCCAGCCCATGTGGGGCCTGGGCGCTGAG GGACCCTCCCATCCCCCGCTGGAAACTGTCCAGCGCCGAGACATACTCACGCATGCGTCTGAAGCTGGTGCCCAACCATCACTTCGACGCTCACCTGGAAGCCAGTGCTCTCCGTGACAATCTAG GTGAGGTTCCCCTGACACCCACCGAGGAGGCCTCACTGCCTCTGGCAGTGACCAAAGAGGCCAAAGTGAGCACCCCACCCGAGGAGCTGCAGGAGGACCAGCTCGGCGAGGACGAGCTGGCTGAGCTGGAGACCCC GATGGAGGCAGCAGAACTGGATGAGCAGCGTGAGAAGCTGGTGCTGTCGGCCGAGTGCCAGCTGGTGACGGTAGTGGCAGTGGTCCCAGGGCTGCTGGAGGTCACCACCCAGAATGTGTACTTCTATGATGGCAGCACTGAGCGCGTGGAAACCGAGGAGG GCATCGGCTATGATTTCCGGCGCCCACTGGCCCAGCTGCGTGAGGTCCACCTGCGGCGTTTCAACCTGCGCCGTTCAGCACTTGAGCTCTTCTTTATCGATCAGGCCAACTACTTCCTCAACTTCCCATGCAAGGTGGGCACGACCCCAGCCTCATCTCCTAGCCAGACTCCCAGACCCCAGCctggccccatcccaccccacacCCAGGTACGGAACCAGGTGTACTCGTGGCTCCTGCGCCTACGGCCCCCCTCTCAAGGCTACCTAAGCAGCCGCTCCCCCCAGGAGATGCTGCGTGCCTCAGGCCTTACCCAG AAATGGGTACAGCGTGAGATATCCAACTTCGAGTACTTGATGCAACTCAACACCATTGCGGGGCGGACCTACAATGACCTGTCTCAGTACCCTGTG TTCCCCTGGGTCCTGCAGGACTACGTGTCCCCAACCCTGGACCTCAGCAACCCAGCCGTCTTCCGGGACCTGTCTAAGCCCATCGGTGTGGTGAACCCCAAGCATGCCCAGCTCGTGAGGGAGAA GTATGAAAGCTTTGAGGACCCAGCGGGGACCATTGACAAGTTCCACTATGGCACCCACTACTCCAATGCAGCAGGCGTGATGCACTACCTCATCCGCGTGGAGCCCTTCACCTCCCTGCACGTCCAGCTGCAGAGTGGCCG ctttGACTGCTCCGACCGGCAGTTCCACTCGGTGGCGGCAGCCTGGCAGGCACGCCTGGAGAGCCCTGCCGATGTGAAGGAGCTCATCCCAGAATTCTTCTACTTTCCTGACTTCCTGGAGAACCAGAACG GTTTTGACCTGGGCTGTCTCCAGCTGACCAACGAGAAGGTGGGCGATGTGGTGCTGCCCCCGTGGGCCAGCTCTCCTGAGGACTTCATCCAGCAGCACCGCCAGGCTCTG GAGTCGGAGTATGTGTCTGCACACCTACACGAGTGGATCGACCTCATCTTTGGCTACAAGCAGCGGGGGCCAGCCGCCGAGGAGGCCCTCAATGTCTTCTATTACTGCACCTATGAGG GGGCTGTAGACCTGGACCATGTGACAGATGAGCGGGAACGGAAGGCTCTGGAAGGCATTATCAGCAACTTCGGGCAGACTCCCTGTCAGCTGCTGAAG GAGCCACATCCAACTCGGCTCTCAGCTGAGGAGGCAGCCCATCGCCTTGCACACCTGGACACTAACTCACCTAGCATCTTCCAGCACCTGGACCAACTCAAGGCATTCTTCGCAGAG GTTGTCAGTGATGGTGTACCCCTGGTGCTAGCCCTGGTCCCCCACCGGCAGCCCCACTCCTTCATCACCCAGGGTTCCCCAGACCTGTTG GTGACTGTGAGTGCCAGTGGGCTGCTGGGCACCCACAGCTGGTTGCCCTATGACCGCAACATAAGCAACTACTTCAGCTTCAGCAAAGACCCCACCATGGGCAGCCACAA GACGCAGCGACTGCTGAGTGGCCCGTGGGTGCCAGGCAGTGGTGTGAGTGGACAAGCACTGGCAGTGGCCCCTGATGGAAAGCTGCTATTCAGCGGTGGCCACTGGGATGGCAGCCTGCGAGTGACTGCACTACCCCGTGGCAAGCTGTTGAGCCAGCTCAGCCGCCACCTTG ATGTAGTAACCTGCCTTGCACTGGACACCTGTGGCATCTACCTCATCTCAGGCTCTCGGGACACCACGTGCATGGTGTGGCGGCTCCTGCATCAG GGTGGTCTGTCAGTAGGCCTGGCACCAAAGCCTGTGCAGGTCCTGTATGGGCATggggctgcagtcagctgtgtgGCCATCAGCACTGAACTTGACATGGCTGTGTCTGGATCTGag GATGGAACTGTGATCATACACACTGTACGCCGTGGCCAGTTTGTGGCGGCACTACGGCCTCCGGGTGCCACATTGCCTGGACCTATTTTCCACCTGGCATTGGGGTCCGAAGGCCAGATTGTGGTACAGAGCTCAGCGTGGGAACGTCCTGGGGCCCAG GTCACCTACTCCTTGCACCTGTATTCAGTCAATGGGAAGTTGCGGGCTTCACTGCCCCTGGCAGAGCAGCCTACAGCCCTGACGGTGACAGAGGACTTTGTGTTGCTGGGCACCGCCCAGTGCGCCCTGCACATCCTCCAACTAAACAC ACTGCTCCCGGCCGCGCCTCCCTTGCCCATGAAGGTGGCCATCCGCAGCGTGGCCGTGACCAAGGAGCGCAGCCACGTGCTGGTGGGCCTGGAGGACGGCAAGCTCATCGTGGTGGTCGCGGGGCAGCCCTCTGAG GTGCGCAGCAGCCAGTTCGCGCGGAAGCTGTGGCGGTCCTCGCGGCGCATCTCCCAGGTGTCCTCGGGAGAGACGGAATACAACCCTGCTGAGGCGCGCTGA